The sequence below is a genomic window from Streptosporangium lutulentum.
GGCGGCTGATCGCCTTCGGCGACGCCCTGCACTCACCGATCCAGGTCGACCACCCCGAATGGTCCGCGGCCGTCGACCACGACCCTGTCCGGTCCGCCGACCACCGCCGCCGCCTCGTCGCCGAGCTGGAAGAAACCGACACGATCGGCTTCGGCGTCCACTTCGCCGACGTGGTGTTCGGACAGGTCCGCCGGGAGGGCACCGGCCCCGCCTGGCGCCCTCTTGACGCCCGACCATCCGAGGGCGAGCGATGACAACGATGATCGCGTACGGGCTTCCCGTGAAGTCGCGTACCCAAAGCGCGCGACCTTGGACGGATGGTCACGGTCACGGGCCGTGGAGATCGCTGCGAGTCTGAAGCGGGACGGCAGGCTGCCCGCAGGTCGGCGACCGAATGTAATTGATCAATCACTCTGGGTTATGAGATCGTGTTCGCGTTCTGATCAACCTCTCCTGGGAGACATCAATGCTGCTTGCCCGCCATCTGCTGACCGTCGCCGCTGTCGCCGCCGTGAGCGCGATCGCAACCCTGCCCGCCGCGGCATCCACGCCCGTTGCCGGCGCCGCCCTCGCTCCGGCCCCCGTGTGCCTGGACGCCACCAACGAGCGCGCCAACGGCACCGAGGTGCGCCTGTGGCAGTGCATGGACCACGCCAACCTGAGGTTCGTGGTCGACGGTGGCCAGATCAAGGTCAAGGACACCGTCGGCACCAATCGGCAGGTGTGCCTGGACGCCACCAACGAGCGCGCCAACGGCACCGAGGTGCGCCTGTGGCAGTGCATGGACCACGCCAACCAGAAGTTCGTGGTCGACGGTGGCCAGATCAAGGTCAAGGACACCGTCGGCACCAATCGGCAGGTGTGCCTGGACACCACCAACGAGCGCACCAACAACACCGGGATGCGCCTGTGGCAGTGCATGGACCACGCCAACCAGAAGTTCGTGGTCGACGGTGGCCAGATCAAGGTCAAGGACACCCTCTGATCACGCGGGGCTGCTGCACGCCCCGTTGAAACCGCTCCCGGCCGCACCCCGCAAAGGGGCGTCGGACGGGGGCGAGAAGTCCTCCGAAAAGGTCGGCTGAGGCCGTAACCCGAAAGCCCGCTCCGCAACGGACGCTGTTGGTAAATAGGGTGCGGGCGTGACGATGGCCTGTACGACCCCGTTGGGGTTGTGCAGGCCATCGTCGTGTTGAGGGGTGGGTTCGGTGTCGTTGCGTGGGGTGGATCTGGGGGAGATCCCGGAGGAGACCGCTCGGCTGGCGCGTGCGGTGTTCCCGAAGGGCTGCCTGGTGATGCGAGTGCGGGATGCGCTCGGGCCGGTGTTCTCGGATGCTGATTTCGAGGAGCTGTTCCCGGCCCGAGGGCGGCCGGTGGTGTCTCCGGCCCGGCTGGCGCTGGTGTCGGTGTTGCAGTTCGCGGAGGGGCTGACCGACCGGCAGGCCGCGCACGCGGTCCGCTCGCGTCTGGACTGGAAGTATGCCCTTTCGCTGGAGTTGGCCGACACCGGATTCGACTTCTCGGTGCTCAGTGAGTTCCGCGCCCGACTGGTCGACGGCGAAGCCGGTCAGATGGTGTTCGACGCGGTACTCCGGGCGGCCGGTGAGGCAGGGCTGGTCAAGGCGGGCGGGCGGCAGCGCACGGATGCCACCCACGTGCTGGCCGCAACAAGAGACCTGAACCGGCTGGAGTTCGTGGTCGAGACCCTGCGGGCGGCCCTGAACCAGGTGGCGGAGGAGGCCGGAGCCTGGCTGGTGACGGTGTCGCCGCCGGAGTGGTTCGACCGCTACTCGGCCAGGCCGGAGGACAGCCGCTTCGCGTCCCGGTGGGCGGCCCGCGTCGAACACGCCGACCAGTGCGGCACCGACGGCATGACGCTGCTGAAGGCCGTCTGGTCGGCCACGTCATCGCCCACATTGCGAAAGCTACCCGCGGTGGAGTTCCTGCGGCAGACCTGGGTACAGCAGTTCCAGCACGTCGAGGGCACCGTGCGTTGGCGTGGGACGAAGGACCTCCCGCTGGGCCTGATCCGCTTGCGGACCCCCTACGAGCCCGAAGCCCGCACGGGGTCGAAACGGGACCTGGGCTGGTCCGGTTACAAAGTCCACCTCAGCGAGACCTGCGAGCCCGACGCCCCGCATCTGATCACTCACGTTCGCACCACGCCGGCGCCCATCAACGACGTCCTGGTCCTGGAGGACATTCACACCGCCCTGGCCGAACGGGGCCTGCTGCCGGACGAGCACCTGGTGGACGCCGGATACATCGACGCCGAACAGATCCACCACGCCCGCCGCGATCACGGCATCGAGCAGGACACCGACCACTGGCGCCGTCGCTACGGACACCGAGCCG
It includes:
- a CDS encoding MBL fold metallo-hydrolase; the encoded protein is MTEPEWARRDLLKAHGMAKEVDALAPRVRTVTDGQEIFPGVRVRITAGHTPGHAEYVITSGGRRLIAFGDALHSPIQVDHPEWSAAVDHDPVRSADHRRRLVAELEETDTIGFGVHFADVVFGQVRREGTGPAWRPLDARPSEGER
- a CDS encoding transposase produces the protein MSLRGVDLGEIPEETARLARAVFPKGCLVMRVRDALGPVFSDADFEELFPARGRPVVSPARLALVSVLQFAEGLTDRQAAHAVRSRLDWKYALSLELADTGFDFSVLSEFRARLVDGEAGQMVFDAVLRAAGEAGLVKAGGRQRTDATHVLAATRDLNRLEFVVETLRAALNQVAEEAGAWLVTVSPPEWFDRYSARPEDSRFASRWAARVEHADQCGTDGMTLLKAVWSATSSPTLRKLPAVEFLRQTWVQQFQHVEGTVRWRGTKDLPLGLIRLRTPYEPEARTGSKRDLGWSGYKVHLSETCEPDAPHLITHVRTTPAPINDVLVLEDIHTALAERGLLPDEHLVDAGYIDAEQIHHARRDHGIEQDTDHWRRRYGHRAGVEGTISQGVQAFGLRRSRYRSLAKTWLQHHFTGAAVNLARIDAWLTGRPLAKTRISPFAALRPAG
- a CDS encoding ricin-type beta-trefoil lectin domain protein; translated protein: MLLARHLLTVAAVAAVSAIATLPAAASTPVAGAALAPAPVCLDATNERANGTEVRLWQCMDHANLRFVVDGGQIKVKDTVGTNRQVCLDATNERANGTEVRLWQCMDHANQKFVVDGGQIKVKDTVGTNRQVCLDTTNERTNNTGMRLWQCMDHANQKFVVDGGQIKVKDTL